Sequence from the Rhizobium sp. TH2 genome:
TCAGAGTACCCTGCCGGGTATCGAAGGTATCTTGTCCGGCTCCAAGCTGTACGAAGCCATCGATGACGCCACGATTATAGACGGTGACATCGCCGCCCATGTCAGAAATCGCGGTATCGCCTTTGATCAGGCCGCGATTTGATATCGTGCCGTTACCATCGTCCGTCAATTCGATGCCGAAATCGCCACCGCTGATCTTGGAGTTGTCGGCGTTCACAACGAGTGCATCGGTCGCCAGAACGGCAACGCCAGAGTCTTGGCCTTGTATTCTCCCGTAGTTCAAAACCGTCACGCTATCACCGGGAGAATAGACCGCATCCCCGCCCTTGATCGTCCCGGTGTTGTGGACCAGAGCGCCATCTTCGACATAAATACCTGACAGTTTCCCGCCGATTTGACCATCGTTGTAAAACTTGAAATTCGCGCCGGTCGAATAAAGCCCGACATTGGAAGTTCCCGGGTCAACGACCGACCCTTTAGCGATCTTCAAGGTCGTATCATTCGCCAAGATATCGATGGCCTTCAACGGATTAGAAACCGTTATGTCGCCCTTGACGATGATGGTGTTGCCGGTGAAAGCGGCATCCACAAAGATCGCTTCGTTATTCCCGCTGTTGATTTCGGCATCTTCGGCCAAAACCCACTTTTCATCGCTGGTATTGATGTTCCATGTAGTGGCGAGATCGGTATTTTGTGTGTGTGTTCCCATTGGGGTGTTCCCATTTTTTGACTTGTTTGTTTCGTTCCTTGGCGATGATTACCCCAAACTGAAACGGACATTACCTAATCAGAGACATATTGGTGTTCCTTGGGGAACTACAGCGAAGCGTCTGTCGCCATCACGGCGACATCTGGCGGTTTCCTTCGCCGTTCGCACGCCGTTAGCCCGCCGCCTAGGCGTCGCGAATATCCAATGCTTGTATTTTCAAGATCGATAATATTGAATCGTGCCAGCCA
This genomic interval carries:
- a CDS encoding calcium-binding protein, whose product is MGTHTQNTDLATTWNINTSDEKWVLAEDAEINSGNNEAIFVDAAFTGNTIIVKGDITVSNPLKAIDILANDTTLKIAKGSVVDPGTSNVGLYSTGANFKFYNDGQIGGKLSGIYVEDGALVHNTGTIKGGDAVYSPGDSVTVLNYGRIQGQDSGVAVLATDALVVNADNSKISGGDFGIELTDDGNGTISNRGLIKGDTAISDMGGDVTVYNRGVIDGFVQLGAGQDTFDTRQGTLKGKVDGGSDADTYLISSAIIDITEQQDNGMDLVKSTVSYTLAENLENLRLLGKGDTNGSGNEGNNSITGNKGDNVLKGKDGDDYFAAGKGDDLMIGGANSDIFQFNAGNQHDTIKDFENGLDVIFSDFVTNETEFENLFDHHLKVQGDDLLIKFGDDTLLIKNMEKSDLTFDDFFTGI